From a single Brassica napus cultivar Da-Ae chromosome C9, Da-Ae, whole genome shotgun sequence genomic region:
- the LOC106435088 gene encoding 26S proteasome regulatory subunit 6B homolog, whose product MAAAMVLDPKASPPLMDQSTTDEEDPYSRLKSLERQLEFTDIQEEYVKDEQKNLKRELLRAQEEVKRIQSVPLVIGQFMEMVDQNNGIVGSTTGSNYYVRILSTINREDLKPSASVALHRHSNALVDVLPPEADSSISLLSQSEKPDVSYNDIGGCDIQKQEIREAVELPLTHHELYKQIGIDPPRGVLLYGPPGTGKTMLAKAVANHTTAAFIRVVGSEFVQKYLGEGPRMVRDVFRLAKENAPAIIFIDEVDAIATARFDAQTGADREVQRILMELLNQMDGFDQTVNVKVIMATNRADTLDPALLRPGRLDRKIEFPLPDRRQKRLVFQVCTAKMNLSDEVDLEDYVSRPDKISAAEIAAICQEAGMHAVRKNRYVILPKDFEKGYRSNVKKPDTDFEFYK is encoded by the exons ATGGCCGCAGCGATGGTTCTCGACCCTAAAGCATCTCCGCCACTGATGGATCAATCCACAACCGACGAAGAAGATCCCTACTCCCGTCTCAAATCCCTCGAACGGCAGCTAGAGTTCACGGACATCCAAGAGGAATACGTTAAAGACGAGCAAAAGAATCTCAAACGAGAGCTCTTACGCGCTCAAGAGGAGGTCAAGAGAATCCAATCCGTGCCTCTAGTGATTGGCCAGTTCATGGAGATGGTGGATCAGAACAACGGCATCGTCGGATCCACCACAGGCTCCAATTACTACGTTCGGATTCTCAGCACCATCAACAGAGAAGACCTGAAGCCTTCTGCTTCCGTCGCCCTTCACCGTCACTCGAACGCCCTCGTCGATGTTTTGCCGCCTGAGGCGGATTCTAGCATCTCTCTTCTTAGTCAATCCGAGAAGCCTGACGTCTCCTACAAT gatATTGGAGGATGTGATATTCAGAAGCAGGAGATTCGCGAGGCTGTTGAGTTACCACTTACCCACCACGAGCTTTACAAACAGATTGGTATTGACCCACCACGAGGTGTCTTGCTCTATGGACCTCCTGGGACTGGGAAGACTATGTTGGCTAAGGCTGTTGCTAATCACACAACAGCTGCTTTCATTAGGGTTGTTGGCTCCGAGTTTGTGCAGAAGTACCTCGGCGAg GGACCTCGTATGGTTCGTGATGTCTTCCGTCTTGCCAAGGAGAATGCTCCAGCTATCATCTTTATTGATGAGGTAGATGCCATCGCTACTGCTAGGTTCGATGCTCAGACTGGAGCTGATAGGGAAGTTCAGCGTATTCTCATGGAACTACTTAATCAG ATGGATGGATTTGACCAGACCGTAAATGTCAAAGTCATAATGGCCACCAACAGAGCAGACACTCTTGATCCTGCTCTCTTACGTCCTGGGAGACTTGATCGTAAGATTGAGTTCCCCCTTCCCGATAGACGTCAAAAGAGGCTTGTTTTCCAG GTATGCACCGCCAAGATGAACCTAAGTGATGAGGTTGACTTGGAAGACTATGTTTCACGGCCTGATAAAATTAGCGCTGCTGAG ATAGCAGCAATCTGCCAGGAAGCTGGAATGCATGCGGTGCGTAAGAACAGATATGTGATACTGCCCAAGGATTTCGAGAAGGGTTACCGCTCGAATGTGAAGAAGCCAGACACGGACTTTGAGTTCTACAAGTGA
- the LOC106435078 gene encoding protein NETWORKED 4A, protein MDYDLVRSKKSSIKRAESTKSHLWWWDSHIGLKNSKWLENNLDEMDRSVKRMVKLIEEDADSFAKKAEMYYQKRPELLTLVDEFHRIYRSLAERYENITGELRKTSPLELQSQGSGFSDVSSSDITAELNRLSRPPSRRAPGFDYFLGSGGGLPSDVYHNKDGDDSASVTDSELESDDSSSVTNYPGYASVGSDFQYLTKRVADLDLELREAKERVRMQLEGNTESLMMTRVKSEFVDYPAKLAACEQELRDANEKIQNSEDQIYMLKSQLARYLPPELDDEEALASTQDVDVDVETLSEELRITTLRLREAEKENGIMRREVERSRCDDAKLKSLQSLLDSAQKEIAAWKSKSTADRREVAKLQDRVSMMKHSLAGRDHEIRDLRTALSDAEEKIFPEKAQVKAEIAKLLEEKTHRDEQFKLLEAQVRYLEDEIRRVANEKLEEEERLKGEIEVLNVDKEEKERCLETVTKKVSELESEMSQLGNEMKAKESRSVEMEKEVEKQRREVEEVAEEKREVIRQLCSSLVYYKDECKRLRDDFSAHRPRRPSSILAS, encoded by the exons ATGGATTATGATCTG GTTCGTTCCAAGAAGAGTAGTATCAAGAGAGCAGAATCCACCAAATCACATCTATGGTGGTGGGATAGTCATATCGGCCTCAAGAACTCAAAGTGGCTCGAGAACAATCTCGATG AGATGGACAGGAGCGTGAAACGGATGGTGAAGTTAATAGAAGAAGATGCAGATTCGTTCGCCAAGAAGGCAGAGATGTATTACCAAAAGAGACCTGAGCTTCTCACCCTCGTCGACGAGTTTCACCGCATCTACCGTTCTCTAGCCGAGCGTTACGAGAACATCACCGGAGAGCTGAGGAAAACCTCTCCCTTAGAGCTTCAATCACAGGGCTCTGGCTTTTCTGACGTCTCCTCCTCTGACATCACCGCTGAGCTTAATAGGTTAAGCCGTCCTCCTTCTCGCCGTGCCCCTGGTTTTGACTACTTCCTTGGCTCTGGAGGAGGACTTCCCTCTGATGTTTATCATAATAAAGATGGAGATGATTCTGCTTCTGTTACAGATTCTGAACTTGAGTCTGATGATTCTTCTTCTGTGACTAATTACCCTGGCTATGCTAGCGTTGGCTCTGACTTTCAGTATTTGACTAAAAGGGTAGCTGATCTTGATCTTGAGCTGCGTGAGGCTAAGGAGAGAGTGAGGATGCAGCTTGAAGGAAACACTGAGAGCTTGATGATGACAAGGGTGAAGAGTGAGTTCGTTGATTATCCTGCCAAACTCGCTGCTTGCGAGCAGGAACTGAGAGATGCAAACGAGAAGATACAAAACTCAGAAGACCAAATCTACATGTTAAAGAGCCAGCTCGCTAGATACTTGCCACCAGAGTTGGATGATGAAGAGGCCTTAGCTTCAACACAAGACGTGGACGTCGACGTTGAGACTTTGTCCGAAGAGCTGAGGATCACAACCCTGAGGCTTAGGGAGGCGGAGAAAGAGAACGGTATCATGAGAAGAGAAGTTGAGAGGAGCAGGTGCGATGACGCAAAGCTCAAGAGCCTGCAAAGCTTGCTTGACTCGGCTCAGAAAGAGATTGCAGCGTGGAAAAGCAAGTCAACTGCGGATAGAAGAGAGGTTGCGAAGCTGCAAGATAGAGTCTCCATGATGAAACATAGTTTAGCAGGTAGAGATCATGAGATCAGGGATCTGAGGACAGCTTTGTCTGACGCGGAAGAGAAGATATTCCCGGAGAAGGCACAGGTTAAAGCCGAGATAGCCAAGCTGTTGGAGGAGAAAACACATAGAGATGAGCAGTTTAAGTTGCTGGAAGCGCAAGTGCGTTATCTTGAAGACGAGATAAGAAGAGTGGCTAATGAGAAATTGGAAGAGGAGGAAAGGCTGAAGGGAGAAATTGAAGTGCTGAATGTGGATaaggaagagaaagagagatgctTAGAGACGGTAACTAAAAAAGTGAGCGAGCTAGAGTCAGAGATGAGTCAGCTTGGAAATGAAATGAAAGCAAAAGAGAGTAGGAGTGTAGAGATGGAAAAGGAGGTGGAGAAGCAGAGGAGGGAGGTAGAAGAAGTAGCAGAAGAGAAGAGGGAAGTGATAAGACAACTCTGTTCGTCACTTGTTTACTACAAAGACGAGTGTAAGAGACTACGCGATGACTTTTCAGCGCATCGACCAAGAAGACCATCCTCTATTCTAGCTTCTTAA
- the LOC106435080 gene encoding malate dehydrogenase [NADP], chloroplastic-like → MAMAELTTPKTTSPFLNSSSQLRLSSKLHLSNQFRHLLLPPPLHATSTSKISCSVSQNNQAPVAVQDNGSVKTKKECYGVFCLTYDLKAEEETKSWKKMISIAVSGAAGMISNHLLFKLASGAVFGPDQPIALKLLGSERSIQALEGVAMELEDSLFPLLREVDIGTDPYEVFQDVEWALLIGAKPRGPGMERAALLDINGQIFAEQGKALNAVASPNVKVLVVGNPCNTNALICLKNAPNIPAKNFHALTRLDENRAKCQLALKAGVFYDKVSNMTIWGNHSTTQVPDFLNARINGLPVKEVISDHKWLEEGFTESVQKRGGLLIQKWGRSSAASTAVSIVDAIKSLVTPTPEGDWFSTGVYTNGNPYGIAEDLVFSMPCRSKGDGDYELVKDVEIDDYLRKRIAKSEAELLAEKQCVAHLTGDGIAFCDLGPVDTMLPGEV, encoded by the exons ATGGCCATGGCAGAGCTTACAACCCCCAAAACGACGTCGCCGTTTCTCAACTCGTCGTCTCAGCTTCGCCTCTCCTCCAAGTTGCATCTTTCAAACCAGTTtcgccatcttcttcttccacctCCTCTCCACGCAACTTCCACCTCCAAAATCTCATGCTCTGTTTCTCAGAA TAACCAAGCGCCTGTAGCGGTTCAAGATAATGGGTCGGTGAAGACGAAGAAAGAGTGTTATGGAGTGTTCTGCCTCACCTATGACCTCAAAGCT GAAGAGGAGACGAAGTCATGGAAGAAGATGATCAGTATTGCAGTTTCAGGTGCTGCAGGAATGATATCTAACCACCTTCTCTTCAAA CTTGCTTCAGGTGCAGTGTTTGGACCAGACCAACCCATTGCTTTGAAACTTCTCGGATCAGAGAGATCAATCCAAGCCCTAGAAGGCGTTGCAATGGAACTCGAGGATTCCTTGTTCCCCTTGTTGAGAGAAGTTGATATAGGAACAGATCCATACGAAGTGTTCCAAGATGTGGAGTGGGCTCTTCTGATTGGTGCAAAGCCTCGAGGCCCCGGAATGGAACGTGCTGCATTGTTGGACATCAATGGACAGATATTTGCTGAGCAGGGAAAAGCTCTTAACGCAGTTGCCTCTCCTAATGTCAAGGTCCTTGTAGTGGGAAACCCTTGCAACACCAA tGCCTTGATTTGTCTTAAAAATGCTCCCAACATTCCTGCAAAGAACTTCCATGCCCTCACGAGGTTGGATGAGAATAGGGCCAAATGCCAGCTTGCTCTTAAAGCTGGTGTCTTCTATGACAAAGTCTCTAATATGACCATATGGGGAAACCACTCAACGACTCAG GTGCCAGACTTCTTGAATGCAAGAATCAATGGACTGCCGGTGAAGGAGGTTATTTCAGATCACAAATGGTTAGAAGAGGGATTCACTGAGAGTGTCCAGAAG AGAGGTGGCTTACTAATTCAGAAATGGGGTCGTTCTTCTGCTGCTTCTACAGCTGTTTCCATTGTTGATGCTATAAAGTCCCTTGTAACTCCTACTCCTGAGGGTGACTGGTTTTCCACTGGG gtgtATACAAATGGAAATCCTTATGGTATTGCTGAGGACCTCGTTTTCAGCATGCCATGCCGGTCAAAG GGAGATGGAGATTATGAACTTGTCAAGGATGTAGAAATTGATGACTACCTTCGTAAACGAATCGCCAAG TCGGAAGCAGAACTGTTAGCTGAGAAGCAATGTGTTGCACACCTCACTGGAGAC GGCATCGCCTTCTGTGATCTTGGCCCGGTAGATACTATGCTTCCTGGTGAAGTTTGA
- the LOC106435082 gene encoding uncharacterized protein LOC106435082 isoform X2, protein MEIIDKWVAEFLIRCQHNPRVSPTNLLSALRFGDSGDCLKLKVSSVLLDLSDSLTRGSVDEGTLDLLEILEKLLLQQCSVITESHKSAYCWTAAECTLRFMWPLDPLDGLFTDALERIWTKRIGFLKESGSGLVSDELLKWEADLKKAVEDPEMYQRIRESNIRYTAISFLNQLLKEQWGLLGSSSLESVAQRRFRKRKAENNVEGDGVRSREGPNGVDERTGRMESDNLDNSNENGDNRDAEGVGCPENDGIDKVNEQLAAEEEGTMGSQEQKHESSPDKGDKMAARELKDYLLEIQRQIDPSTRQVQEPNDAFDHSVNVTPQPSRVNRTGTSGQDHIETPDNASEKGSSSQGTWSGRVRPRLSSPVPLNVSPLKKTNSPVRRPKKFWTPEEVEALRAGVKEYGKSWKDIKNANPAVFAERTEVDLKDKWRNLVR, encoded by the exons ATGGAGATTATCGACAAATGGGTTGCTGAATTTTTGATCCGTTGTCAACACAATCCTAGGGTTTCCCCTACTAACCTGCTCTCAGCGCTGAGATTTGGAGATTCCGGCGATTGCTTAAAGCTCAAGGTATCTTCTGTTTTGCTGGACTTATCTGATTCGTTGACCCGAGGTAGTGTGGACGAGGGAACGCTTGACCTACTCGAGATTCTTGAGAAGCTTCTGTTGCAGCAGTGTTCGGTTATTACGGAGTCTCACAAGTCTGCTTATTGCTGGACGGCTGCTGAGTGCACGCTTAGGTTCATGTGGCCGTTGGATCCTTTGGATGGTTTGTTCACCGACGCTCTTGAGAGGATATGGACGAAAAGGATTGGGTTTTTGAAGGAGAGTGGGAGCGGTTTGGTGAGCGATGAGTTGTTGAAATGGGAGGCTGATCTGAAGAAGGCTGTTGAGGATCCTGAGATGTATCAGCGGATTCGCGAGAGTAACATCCGGTACACTGCCATCTCCTTTCTCAATCAGCTTCTTAAAGAGCAGTGGGGGCTACTTGGGAGTTCCTCTCTTGAGTCAGTAGCTCAAAGGAGGTTTCGTAAGCGCAAGGCTGAGAACAATGTAGAGGGTGATGGTGTTCGCAGCAGAGAGGGTCCAAATGGTGTTGATGAAAGGACGGGGCGTATGGAGAGTGACAACCTTGATAACTCTAACGAGAATGGGGACAATAGAGATGCTGAAGGAGTGGGATGTCCGGAGAATGATGGGATTGATAAGGTCAATGAACAACTTGCAGCAGAGGAGGAAGGGACAATGGGTTCACAAGAACAGAAACATGAGTCAAGTCCTGATAAGGGGGACAAAATGGCTGCTCGGGAGCTGAAGGATTATTTGTTGGAGATTCAACGACAAATCGACCCTTCCACTAGGCAAGTGCAAGAACCTAACGATGCATTCGACCACTCCGTAAATGTCACTCCTCAGCCTTCAAGGGTTAACAGGACTGGAACAAGCGGTCAAGACCATATTGAAACGCCG GataatgcaagtgagaaagGTTCGAGTAGTCAGGGAACATGGTCTGGAAGAGTTCGGCCTCGTCTATCTAGCCCCGTACCTTTGAATGTATCCCCGTTGAAGAAAACAAATTCCCCTGTCAGAAGGCCAAAGAAGTTCTGGACGCCTGAAGAAGTGGAAGCTCTGAGGGCAGGAGTAAAAGA GTATGGTAAATCATGGAAAGATATAAAGAATGCAAACCCTGCAGTATTCGCAGAGAGGACTGAG GTGGATTTGAAGGACAAATGGAGGAACTTAGTTCGGTAG
- the LOC106435082 gene encoding uncharacterized protein LOC106435082 isoform X1: MEIIDKWVAEFLIRCQHNPRVSPTNLLSALRFGDSGDCLKLKVSSVLLDLSDSLTRGSVDEGTLDLLEILEKLLLQQCSVITESHKSAYCWTAAECTLRFMWPLDPLDGLFTDALERIWTKRIGFLKESGSGLVSDELLKWEADLKKAVEDPEMYQRIRESNIRYTAISFLNQLLKEQWGLLGSSSLESVAQRRFRKRKAENNVEGDGVRSREGPNGVDERTGRMESDNLDNSNENGDNRDAEGVGCPENDGIDKVNEQLAAEEEGTMGSQEQKHESSPDKGDKMAARELKDYLLEIQRQIDPSTRQVQEPNDAFDHSVNVTPQPSRVNRTGTSGQDHIETPQQDNASEKGSSSQGTWSGRVRPRLSSPVPLNVSPLKKTNSPVRRPKKFWTPEEVEALRAGVKEYGKSWKDIKNANPAVFAERTEVDLKDKWRNLVR, translated from the exons ATGGAGATTATCGACAAATGGGTTGCTGAATTTTTGATCCGTTGTCAACACAATCCTAGGGTTTCCCCTACTAACCTGCTCTCAGCGCTGAGATTTGGAGATTCCGGCGATTGCTTAAAGCTCAAGGTATCTTCTGTTTTGCTGGACTTATCTGATTCGTTGACCCGAGGTAGTGTGGACGAGGGAACGCTTGACCTACTCGAGATTCTTGAGAAGCTTCTGTTGCAGCAGTGTTCGGTTATTACGGAGTCTCACAAGTCTGCTTATTGCTGGACGGCTGCTGAGTGCACGCTTAGGTTCATGTGGCCGTTGGATCCTTTGGATGGTTTGTTCACCGACGCTCTTGAGAGGATATGGACGAAAAGGATTGGGTTTTTGAAGGAGAGTGGGAGCGGTTTGGTGAGCGATGAGTTGTTGAAATGGGAGGCTGATCTGAAGAAGGCTGTTGAGGATCCTGAGATGTATCAGCGGATTCGCGAGAGTAACATCCGGTACACTGCCATCTCCTTTCTCAATCAGCTTCTTAAAGAGCAGTGGGGGCTACTTGGGAGTTCCTCTCTTGAGTCAGTAGCTCAAAGGAGGTTTCGTAAGCGCAAGGCTGAGAACAATGTAGAGGGTGATGGTGTTCGCAGCAGAGAGGGTCCAAATGGTGTTGATGAAAGGACGGGGCGTATGGAGAGTGACAACCTTGATAACTCTAACGAGAATGGGGACAATAGAGATGCTGAAGGAGTGGGATGTCCGGAGAATGATGGGATTGATAAGGTCAATGAACAACTTGCAGCAGAGGAGGAAGGGACAATGGGTTCACAAGAACAGAAACATGAGTCAAGTCCTGATAAGGGGGACAAAATGGCTGCTCGGGAGCTGAAGGATTATTTGTTGGAGATTCAACGACAAATCGACCCTTCCACTAGGCAAGTGCAAGAACCTAACGATGCATTCGACCACTCCGTAAATGTCACTCCTCAGCCTTCAAGGGTTAACAGGACTGGAACAAGCGGTCAAGACCATATTGAAACGCCG CAACAGGataatgcaagtgagaaagGTTCGAGTAGTCAGGGAACATGGTCTGGAAGAGTTCGGCCTCGTCTATCTAGCCCCGTACCTTTGAATGTATCCCCGTTGAAGAAAACAAATTCCCCTGTCAGAAGGCCAAAGAAGTTCTGGACGCCTGAAGAAGTGGAAGCTCTGAGGGCAGGAGTAAAAGA GTATGGTAAATCATGGAAAGATATAAAGAATGCAAACCCTGCAGTATTCGCAGAGAGGACTGAG GTGGATTTGAAGGACAAATGGAGGAACTTAGTTCGGTAG
- the LOC106435079 gene encoding probable serine/threonine-protein kinase WNK4 yields MNMNQVSEYVETDPTGRYGRFAEVLGRGAMKTVYKAIDEMLGIEVAWSQVKLKEVLRSSVDLQRLYSEVHLLSTLNHKSIIRFYTSWIDVHSHTLNFITELFTSGTLRQYKNKYLRIDIRAIKSWARQILEGLVYLHGHDPPVIHRDLKCDNIFVNGHLGQVKIGDLGLARMLRDCHAATSVIGTPEFMAPELYEENYNELIDVYSFGMCFLEMITSEFPYSECNNPAQIYKKVVAGKLPGAFYRVEDIEAQRFIGKCLVPASKRVSARELLQDPFLASDESWMVYASGARNLKPFLNENEMDRLKLEEDETGEVDFEDNKIYLKLPIANENGLAKNVSFCFDIMNDTSIDVATEMVKELEITEWDPVEIAKMIDGEISSLVPGWGSEEDDESPHDYHTPFHSSSSPSSSRASLSNYMAPGRQDWLQGMENDETYSQSSSNSGSYSNLNYISVDEHISSQPTAMNRTHNVTRFCPEESYHLHSGQASIYAASSSSSNSRLASDNRVLTRNRSLVDVHRSLVEEARKRRLIKTVGDVENVGFQSPYAVSRKPRSSRR; encoded by the exons ATGAACATGAATCAAGTTTCAGAGTATGTGGAAACCGATCCGACTGGTCGCTATGGACGT TTTGCTGAAGTTCTTGGAAGGGGAGCTATGAAAACAGTGTACAAAGCTATCGACGAGATGCTGGGGATAGAAGTAGCGTGGAGCCAGGTGAAGCTAAAAGAGGTTCTACGTTCTTCTGTTGATCTACAGAGGCTCTACTCAGAGGTTCATCTTCTCAGCACTCTAAACCACAAATCTATCATTCGTTTCTACACTTCCTGGATCGATGTTCATTCCCATACTCTCAACTTCATCACCGAGTTGTTCACTTCTGGGACTCTCCGACA ATACAAAAACAAGTACTTGCGGATAGATATTCGAGCAATCAAGTCGTGGGCTCGGCAGATCTTGGAAGGGCTTGTTTATCTCCACGGCCACGACCCTCCTGTGATCCATAGAGACCTTAAGTGTGATAACATCTTTGTTAATGGCCATCTTGGTCAAGTCAAAATAGGCGATCTTGGTCTTGCAAGAATGCTCCGGGACTGCCACGCTGCCACTAGTGTCATCG GCACTCCCGAGTTCATGGCTCCAGAACTATACGAGGAGAACTATAATGAACTCATTGACGTTTATTCCTTTGGAATGTGCTTTTTGGAGATGATCACCTCTGAGTTCCCGTATAGTGAATGCAACAATCCGGCGCAGATTTACAAGAAAGTTGTCGCG GGAAAGCTACCAGGAGCCTTTTATAGAGTTGAAGACATCGAGGCACAGAGATTCATCGGGAAGTGCCTTGTGCCTGCCTCAAAGAGAGTATCAGCAAGAGAACTATTGCAAGATCCGTTCCTCGCATCTGACGAGTCATGGATGGTGTACGCAAGTGGTGCTAGGAATCTGAAGCCCTTCTTGAACGAGAATGAAATGGATAGACTGAAGTTGGAAGAGGATGAAACTGGGGAGGTGGACTTTGAAGATAACAAAATCTATCTGAAACTACCAATCGCAAATGAAAACG GTTTGGCGAAGAACGTGTCCTTCTGCTTTGACATCATGAACGATACTTCCATAGATGTTGCAACGGAGATGGTGAAAGAACTCGAGATCACAGAATGGGATCCGGTAGAGATTGCTAAAATGATTGATGGAGAGATCTCTTCTTTGGTCCCTGGTTGGGGGtccgaggaagatgatgaatctCCTCATGATTATCATACTCCTTTTCACTCTTCTTCCTCGCCTTCATCCTCTCGAGCTTCACTCTCTAACTATATGGCTCCAGGCCGTCAAGATTGGCTACAAGGTATGGAAA ATGATGAGACGTATTCTCAGAGTTCTTCAAATTCAGGGTCTTACTCCAACCTCAACTACATATCTGTAGATGAGCACATCTCCTCCCAACCTACTGCTATGAACAGAACTCACAACGTGACAAGGTTTTGCcctgaagaaagctaccatctTCATTCAGGACAAGCCAGCATCTATGCAGCTTCTTCTAGTTCAAGTAACTCGAGACTGGCATCAGACAACCGCGTGCTCACGAGGAACCGCTCGCTTGTAGACGTGCATCGGTCGCTGGTGGAAGAAGCTAGAAAAAGAAGGTTGATCAAAACTGTTGGAGACGTTGAGAACGTTGGGTTTCAGTCGCCTTATGCTGTTTCCAGGAAGCCAAGGAGCTCAAGGCGCTAA
- the LOC106435083 gene encoding transcription repressor OFP3-like — MKEMNQKMGTHKFRFSDMMPPSWLYKLKGMSRSSRKHLPSSPKRLSTDASSSRNTLRLSSSPYHPQGSSSPPPKSPFKRKLKRKTVYKPSSRLKLSSSSSSFNPHVPLTTSRNHRSKPTSSNAIILEPSLTSSRDHRSKSFSANANIVEPSLTSSRDHRSKPSSANAVSDSTVGSSSDPLSPSPSDQDYLESHSVDVKNNHSVKKLVSEDPSVTYNSSPDLSETIKKPPLEIKRQQKLKKPKAGSTGIRIRANSPRIARKKTKGRTSPQPMMKKETAESFAIVLTSVDPEKDFRESMVEMIVENKMKEQKDLEDLLACYLSLNSSEYHDTIIKAFEKTWFHLTRSM; from the coding sequence ATGAAAGAGATGAATCAGAAAATGGGGACTCACAAGTTCAGATTTTCAGACATGATGCCTCCCTCATGGCTCTATAAGCTCAAAGGCATGAGCAGAAGTAGCAGAAAACACCTTCCTTCTTCTCCCAAACGCCTCTCCACTGATGCTTCTTCCTCAAGAAACACTCTTCGtctttcttcatctccttaTCACCCTCAAGGCTCTTCTTCACCGCCACCAAAATCTCCTTTCAAGAGAAAACTCAAACGTAAGACCGTTTACAAGCCTTCCTCTAGGCTCAagctctcttcctcttcctcctccttcaACCCTCATGTCCCTCTCACCACTTCTCGTAATCATCGCTCTAAACCAACCTCTTCAAATGCAATCATTCTTGAGCCTTCTCTCACTTCTTCTCGGGATCATCGCTCCAAGTCATTCTCTGCAAATGCAAACATTGTAGAGCCTTCTCTCACTTCTTCTCGGGATCATCGCTCTAAACCATCCTCTGCAAATGCAGTCTCTGATTCCACCGTTGGAAGCTCGTCAGATCCTCTGTCACCATCTCCTTCTGACCAAGACTATCTTGAATCTCATTCAGTTGACGTCAAGAACAACCATTCTGTGAAGAAGCTAGTTTCTGAAGATCCTTCAGTCACATACAACTCTAGTCCTGACTTGTCTGAGACTATAAAGAAACCACCTCTTGAAATAAAGAGACAGCAGAAACTGAAGAAACCGAAAGCTGGTTCAACAGGTATAAGGATTCGAGCTAATTCACCAAGGATCGCCAGAAAGAAGACAAAGGGAAGAACGTCCCCACAACCAATGATGAAGAAGGAAACAGCAGAGAGTTTCGCTATAGTTTTGACTTCAGTGGATCCAGAAAAAGACTTCAGAGAATCCATGGTTGAGATGATCGTGGAGAACAAGATGAAGGAACAGAAAGACCTGGAAGATCTTCTTGCATGTTACCTTTCTCTGAACTCAAGCGAGTATCACGACACAATCATCAAAGCCTTCGAGAAAACATGGTTTCATTTGACTCGCTCTATGTAA